Proteins encoded within one genomic window of Tabrizicola piscis:
- a CDS encoding AraC family transcriptional regulator, giving the protein MFTESLRLAIHGRNGAITTELLTIGTSGLTIGRVVSTGHEIELREADNITFLLPRAGRLDIHVSSKNYAVYSGRLTAFRPTDRRTRSVADPIANFHAATLQVPMARMRDLALAADTTTDRAFPQDGVAFQGEVGLFLTRSLPQLADTLFLRPSLAIPPRAIEAIVYLIDDQLCELIEMQAVHASSRRILPALHRVRQAEDLMHAQSDDPVSIMEIAQALGVSLRSLQLAFNEVYGGLSPRDYLTRIRLDKARKRLLSANGDGQVTTIALESGFFHLSRFAQAYARTFGERPSETLARRRV; this is encoded by the coding sequence ATGTTTACCGAAAGTCTCCGGCTTGCAATCCATGGCCGGAATGGAGCGATCACAACCGAATTGCTGACGATCGGCACAAGTGGTCTGACCATTGGTCGCGTGGTGTCAACCGGACACGAAATCGAGTTGCGCGAAGCAGACAACATCACCTTTCTGCTGCCTCGCGCTGGTCGGCTGGATATTCATGTCAGCTCCAAGAACTATGCGGTCTATTCTGGGCGGTTGACGGCATTCCGGCCGACCGACCGTCGCACCAGATCAGTGGCCGATCCGATTGCAAATTTTCACGCGGCAACCCTTCAGGTCCCGATGGCGCGGATGCGTGACTTGGCTTTGGCCGCCGATACAACGACTGATCGCGCCTTTCCACAGGATGGTGTCGCCTTTCAGGGCGAGGTTGGGCTGTTTCTGACCCGCAGCCTTCCGCAGCTTGCCGACACATTGTTCCTGCGCCCCTCGCTGGCCATACCGCCACGCGCAATCGAGGCAATCGTCTACCTGATCGACGACCAGCTTTGCGAACTGATCGAAATGCAGGCCGTCCATGCTTCGTCACGACGCATTCTTCCGGCCCTACACCGCGTTCGGCAAGCTGAAGACCTGATGCATGCCCAAAGCGATGACCCGGTGTCGATCATGGAAATCGCGCAGGCGCTGGGTGTCAGCCTTCGCAGCCTGCAACTCGCCTTCAATGAGGTTTATGGCGGCCTGAGCCCGCGCGACTATTTGACCCGCATTCGGCTGGACAAGGCGCGAAAGCGGCTTTTGTCGGCGAATGGCGACGGTCAGGTGACCACGATCGCGCTGGAAAGCGGCTTCTTTCACCTCAGCCGGTTTGCCCAAGCTTATGCGCGGACTTTTGGCGAGCGGCCAAGCGAAACCTTGGCTCGTCGCCGCGTCTGA
- the aqpZ gene encoding aquaporin Z, whose amino-acid sequence MLRPLAAEAFGTFWLVFGGCGSAVLAAAFPDVGIGLLGVSLAFGLTVLTMAYAVGGISGGHFNPAVSLGLALAGRFEMRNLIPYWVAQVVGAVAAAVVLYVIVSGKADFAGVGGFASNGYGAASPGGFNLTSALVIEVVLTAFFLIVILGATAKGVPAGFAPIAIGLCLTLIHLVSIPVTNTSVNPARSTGVALFADGPALAQLWLFWIAPLAGAALGAVLWRALFADD is encoded by the coding sequence ATGTTGCGACCTCTTGCTGCCGAAGCCTTCGGCACCTTCTGGCTGGTATTTGGCGGATGCGGCAGCGCCGTCCTTGCCGCGGCCTTTCCGGATGTGGGGATCGGCCTGCTCGGCGTCTCGCTGGCCTTTGGCCTGACGGTCCTGACCATGGCCTATGCCGTCGGCGGCATCTCGGGCGGACACTTCAACCCGGCGGTCAGCCTCGGTCTGGCGCTGGCCGGCCGGTTCGAGATGCGCAATCTGATCCCCTACTGGGTTGCGCAGGTGGTCGGCGCAGTGGCGGCTGCAGTGGTCCTGTATGTCATCGTCTCGGGCAAGGCGGATTTTGCCGGCGTGGGCGGATTTGCGTCGAACGGCTACGGCGCGGCCTCGCCGGGTGGGTTCAACCTGACCTCGGCGCTGGTGATCGAAGTCGTGCTGACCGCCTTCTTCCTGATCGTGATCCTTGGGGCCACGGCAAAAGGCGTACCCGCAGGCTTTGCCCCCATCGCCATCGGGCTGTGCCTGACGCTGATCCACCTTGTCTCGATCCCGGTGACCAACACCTCGGTCAATCCGGCGCGGTCCACCGGGGTGGCGCTTTTTGCCGATGGGCCGGCCCTTGCACAGCTTTGGCTGTTCTGGATCGCCCCCTTGGCCGGGGCCGCGCTTGGTGCCGTCCTGTGGCGCGCGCTCTTTGCTGATGACTAA